From the genome of Eucalyptus grandis isolate ANBG69807.140 chromosome 2, ASM1654582v1, whole genome shotgun sequence, one region includes:
- the LOC104424565 gene encoding LOW QUALITY PROTEIN: probable ATP-dependent DNA helicase CHR12 (The sequence of the model RefSeq protein was modified relative to this genomic sequence to represent the inferred CDS: inserted 2 bases in 1 codon): MVAQLESPQRPSRQPQQPQQQQQQRPARDDSPPLDDRAGKTKSLMCALGLISRNLPXAPDLLSAVSSICDDAAAGGGGGTGRGRGDDEGGAGGGSEEIPAAVEKGPVDHVNSGRRDLLAEFEDALLRQRINCMSGSKLAESMEKRLQSQVQHRISELEELPSTRGDDLQTKCLLELYGLKLADLQSKVRSQVSSEYWLRLNCAYPDKQLFDWGMMRLRRTPYGVGDAFAVEADDHFRKKRDAERLSRLEEEEKNLVETKKRKFFAEILNAVREFHLQNQASLKQRKQRNDGIQAWHARQRQRATRAEKLRFQALKADDQEAYMKMVKESKNERLNTLLAETNKLLHNLGAAVQRQKDAGHADESEDLKDSEADLDASSSGTPADGLPEEEIDVSESDRNDDPSDFLEGQRQYNSAIHSIQEKVNEQPSMLQGGELRPYQLEGLQWMVSLFNNNLNGILADEMGLGKTIQTISLIAYLMENKGVAGPHLIVAPKAVLPNWIIEFSTWAPSIAAILYDGRLDERKAMREELSGEGKFNVLITHYGLIMRDKAFLKKIQWQYLIIDEGHRLKNHECSLSRTLVSGYQTQRRLLLTGTPIQNSLQELWALLNFLLPSIFNSIQNFEEWFNAPFADRGDVSLSDEEELLIINRLHQVIRPFILRRKKDEVEKFLPGKSQVILKCDMSAWQKVYYQQVTDVGRVGLDTGSGKSKSLQNLSMQLRKCCNHPYLFVGEYNMWRKDEIARASGKFELLDRLLPKLHRSGHRVLLFSQMTRLMDILEIYLQLHDFKYLRLDGSTKTEERGLLLKQFNAPNSPFFMFLLSTRAGGLGLNLQTADTVIIFDSDWNPQMDQQAEDRAHRIGQKKEVRVFVLVSVGSIEEVILERAKQKMGIDAKVIQAGLFNTTSTARDRREMLEEIMRKGTRSLGTDVPSEREINRLAARSEEEFWLFEKMDEERRQRENYRSRLMEDHEVPEWAYSTPDANEGKSKGFDHDVSNITGKRRRKEVLYADSLSDLQWMKAVENGEDISKLSGRGKRKNYPLSESNGLIATGSERGNENGEESSKFSVKGKRRDDIVSSANDSASNDAVSELESESREDISKFSIKGKKKDQLPSESTELLHDSAVDLDDENMPLASEDNSEDTYGSGLKRLKTESIEKPEYEGARRVGWNGHILTWNTHKKKRSSYMPSSSSDSRGPNFNGRGNGWS, encoded by the exons ATGGTGGCTCAGCTCGAGAGCCCCCAGCGCCCCAGCCGCCAGCCGCAGcagccgcagcagcagcagcagcagcggccgGCGCGCGATGATTCGCCGCCGCTCGATGATCGCGCGGGGAAGACGAAGTCGCTGATGTGCGCCCTCGGCCTCATCTCCCGCAACCTCCC TGCCCCCGACCTGCTCAGCGCCGTCTCCTCCATCTGCGACGacgcggcggccggcggcggcggcgggacgggACGGGGGCGGGGGGACGACGAGGGCGGCGCGGGCGGCGGATCCGAGGAGATTCCGGCGGCGGTCGAGAAGGGTCCg GTTGACCATGTTAACTCTGGCAGACGAGATTTACTTGCAGAATTTGAGGATGCCCTATTGAGACAGCGGATAAATTGCATGTCAGGCTCTAAACTGGCTGAATCAATGGAAAAGCGTCTTCAAAGCCAAGTCCAGCATCGCATAAGTGAACTTGAAG AATTGCCATCAACTAGAGGGGATGATCTGCAGACAAAGTGCTTACTTGAACTTTACGGACTGAAG CTAGCAGATTTGCAAAGTAAGGTTCGCTCCCAAGTGAGTTCAGAGTACTGGCTTCGTTTGAACTGTGCATACCCTGACAAGCAGTTGTTTGACTGGGGTATGATGCGATTGCGCCGCACTCCATATGGTGTTGGTGATGCTTTTGCTGTGGAAGCTGATGATCATTTCAGAAAGAAACGGGATGCTGAG AGGCTCTCGagattggaagaagaagaaaagaatcttGTAGAgacgaaaaaaaggaaattttttgcAGAAATACTTAATGCAGTACGAGAATTCCATTTACAAAATCAGGCTTCTCTAAAGCAAAGAAAGCAGAGGAATGATGGGATCCAG GCCTGGCATGCAAGGCAAAGACAGCGGGCTACCCGTGCTGAAAAATTGAGATTCCAAGCTTTGAAGGCTGATGATCAGGAAGCATATATGAAAATGGTAAAGGAAAGTAAAAATGAGCGATTGAATACGCTTCTTGCAGAAACGAACAAGCTGCTTCACAATTTGGGAGCTGCCGTCCAGCGTCAAAAAGATGCTGGACATGCTGACGAAAGTGAGGATCTTAAAGATTCTGAAGCTGATTTGGATGCTTCAAGCAGTGGAACTCCTGCGGATGGACTTCCTGAGGAAGAGATTGATGTCTCTGAATCAGATCGCAATGATGACCCCAGCGACTTTCTTGAGGGTCAGCGGCAATATAACTCCGCTATTCATTCCATTCAGGAAAAG GTAAATGAGCAGCCATCCATGCTTCAAGGTGGAGAATTGAGGCCCTACCAATTGGAAGGACTTCAGTGGATGGtttcattatttaataacaACCTAAATGGTATTCTAGCTGATGAGATGGGGTTAGGGAAAACAATACAAACCATCTCATTGATTGCCTATCTTATGGAAAACAAGGGTGTTGCAGGGCCTCATTTGATAGTGGCTCCAAAAGCTGTACTGCCAAACTGGATTATTGAATTTTCTACTTGGGctccaag TATTGCAGCTATTCTTTATGATGGACGTCTGGATGAGAGGAAGGCGATGAGGGAAGAGTTATCTGGAGAGGGGAAATTTAATGTCTTAATTACTCATTATGGCCTCATCATGAGAGATAAAGCATTCCTGAAGAAAATTCAGTGGCAGTATCTGATTATAGATGAAGGACATCGATTAAAGAATCATGAATGTTCTCTTTCAAGGACTCTTGTATCTGG TTATCAGACTCAACGCAGGCTTCTTTTAACGGGCACGCCAATTCAGAATAGTTTGCAGGAACTATGGGCACTgcttaattttcttcttcctagtattttcaattcaattcagaATTTTGAGGAATGGTTTAATGCACCCTTTGCGGACCGTGGTGACGTATCCCTCTCAGATGAAGAAGAGTTATTAATCATTAATCGTTTGCATCAA GTTATAAGACCATTCATattgagaaggaagaaagatgaagtGGAGAAGTTCCTTCCAGGGAAGTCCCAGGTTATATTGAAATGTGATATGTCAGCTTGGCAGAAAGTATACTATCAGCAAGTGACGGATGTTGGCAGAGTTGGGCTAGATACTG GATCTGGAAAATCAAAGTCTCTACAGAACCTCTCAATGCAGCTTCGCAAATGTTGTAACCATCCTTACCTTTTTGTTGGGGAATACAACATGTGGCGCAAGGATGAGATCGCCAGAGCATCAGGGAAGTTTGAGCTACTTGATCGCTTGCTCCCAAAACTCCATAGATCTGGGCATAGGGTCCTGCTTTTCTCACAAATGACTCGCCTCATGGACATTCTTGAAATCTATTTGCAACTTCATGATTTCAAATATCTTCGACTGGATGGTTCAACAAAAACTGAAGAAAGGGGGCTTTTGCTGAAACAATTCAATGCTCCCAATTCCCCATTCTTTATGTTTCTTTTGAGCACTCGAGCTGGAGGCCTTGGTTTGAATTTGCAAACAGCAGATACAGTAATAATATTTGACAGTGACTGGAACCCCCAAATGGATCAACAGGCAGAGGATCGGGCCCATCGAATCGGACAGAAGAAAGAGGTCAGAGTTTTTGTGTTGGTTAGTGTTGGATCAATTGAGGAGGTAATTCTGGAGCGTGCGAAACAGAAGATGGGTATTGATGCCAAGGTTATCCAGGCCGGACTTTTTAATACGACTTCCACGG CTCGGGACCGAAGAGAGATGTTGGAAGAGATAATGCGTAAAGGTACCAGATCATTGGGCACAGATGTGCCGAGTGAGAGAGAGATCAATCGCCTTGCAGCACGATCAGAGGAAGAGTTTTGGCTCTTTGAGAAGATGGATGAGGAGAGAAGGCAAAGGGAAAATTACAGGTCCCGTCTCATGGAAGATCATGAGGTGCCAGAGTGGGCCTATTCTACACCAGATGCGAATGAAGGTAAGTCCAAGGGTTTTGATCATGATGTCAGCAACATCACTGGAAAGCGACGAAGAAAGGAGGTTCTTTATGCAGACAGTCTGAGCGATTTGCAGTGGATGAAGGCAGTTGAAAATGGTGAAGATATTTCTAAACTTTCTGgcagaggaaagaggaagaattACCCTCTTTCTGAGAGCAATGGGTTAATTGCTACAGGATCAGAACGGGGaaatgaaaatggagaagagTCATCAAAGTTCTCAgtaaaaggaaagaggagagatgATATCGTCTCAAGTGCCAATGATTCGGCTAGTAATGATGCAGTATCGGAATTGGAAAGTGAAAGTAGGGAAGATATTTCTAAATTCTCAATTAAGGGGAAGAAAAAGGATCAGCTTCCTTCCGAGTCCACCGAGCTACTTCATGACAGTGCAGTTGacttggatgatgaaaatatgcCTTTGGCGAGTGAGGATAACAGTGAAGATACTTATGGTTCTGGGCTGAAGAGATTGAAGACTGAAAGCATCGAAAAACCTGAATATGAGGGTGCTAGGAGGGTTGGGTGGAACGGGCATATACTAACATGGAATACCCATAAGAAGAAGAGATCCAGCTATATGCCCAGCTCTTCATCAGACTCGAGGGGACCGAACTTTAATGGAAGAGGGAACGGATGGAGTTAG
- the LOC104424577 gene encoding protein FANTASTIC FOUR 3, with product MATVVCQDLQSRLESQIMEPVSLRLKLTSPSPPHFFQSLDVPSRSSLLGNSCDFLANPVSPVNKQDFAYVPPLTRSPSSISLRERSLEMCTEDLGNETGIVDHVSESVVVPSIPTDRSRSDQNSLEPPQHAGAKEPTRRSFPPPLTTISGVKSLQFRPHREDGRLVIEAIETLSSYPQFQAERSDGRLRLCFLREPASSCVDSIDDDERENVRRRRDGR from the coding sequence ATGGCGACCGTTGTCTGCCAAGATCTGCAGTCACGTCTGGAGTCCCAAATCATGGAGCCGGTGTCTCTAAGGCTCAAATTGACTTCACCAAGTCCTCCCCACTTCTTTCAGTCCTTAGACGTGCCCTCAAGGAGCAGCCTCTTGGGTAACTCCTGCGACTTTCTTGCCAATCCCGTCTCACCAGTCAACAAGCAAGATTTTGCCTATGTCCCTCCGCTGACAAGGAGCCCTTCTTCGATATCACTCCGCGAGAGAAGCTTAGAGATGTGCACTGAGGATCTAGGGAATGAGACTGGTATTGTCGACCATGTTAGCGAAAGCGTGGTTGTACCTTCCATTCCGACCGACCGGTCAAGGTCTGATCAGAATTCGCTTGAACCCCCTCAACATGCCGGGGCTAAGGAACCAACGCGCCGCAGCTTTCCACCTCCGCTGACAACCATCAGCGGGGTAAAGTCCCTCCAGTTTAGGCCTCACAGAGAAGACGGGAGGTTGGTCATCGAAGCCATTGAGACCCTGTCGAGTTACCCTCAGTTTCAAGCCGAAAGGAGCGACGGCCGGCTTCGGCTATGTTTCCTGAGAGAACCCGCTTCATCATGCGTTGATTCTATAGATGATGATGAAAGAGAGAATGTCCGACGGCGACGAGATGGAAGATGA